From Rhizobium sp. BT03, one genomic window encodes:
- a CDS encoding YihY/virulence factor BrkB family protein — MADVLPLKRLSIAAAMMAAAIGAFVLIQAKQDGVLVPPAEPGRAVDDHGRSAATPEAIPLSGLRDVFWRVYHEVLNDRVTLIAAGVTFYLLLALFPAMAALVSLYGLVADPVTISEHLRELAGLLPPGAFDLLADQIKELVSKRDSALGITFFVGLGIALWSTHSGTLAIFDAMNVAYEENEKRGLIRLNLIGLCFTLSAMLLMVVMVMLVGVMPVVLSYLWLDQFKEHMALLLRWPLLLLVVAVAVTSVYRFGPSREPAKLRWMTWGAGLTTVAWAAMSLAFSFYLDHFANYNATYGTLGALIGFLIWIWLSVVILVIGAELNAELEHQTARDTTTGMPLPMGARGAYVADTLGETVS, encoded by the coding sequence ATGGCAGATGTGCTCCCGCTCAAGAGGTTGTCCATCGCCGCTGCGATGATGGCGGCGGCGATCGGGGCATTTGTGTTGATACAGGCGAAGCAGGACGGTGTACTGGTCCCGCCCGCGGAACCGGGCCGGGCGGTTGACGATCATGGCCGCAGCGCCGCCACGCCCGAGGCTATTCCGCTCAGCGGTCTTCGTGATGTGTTCTGGCGGGTTTACCATGAAGTCCTGAACGACCGGGTGACGCTCATTGCCGCGGGCGTGACTTTTTATCTGCTGCTGGCGCTGTTTCCCGCCATGGCGGCTTTGGTCTCACTCTATGGGCTGGTTGCCGATCCGGTCACGATTTCGGAGCATCTTCGCGAATTGGCCGGTCTATTGCCGCCGGGCGCCTTCGACCTGCTTGCCGATCAGATCAAGGAACTCGTCAGCAAGCGTGACAGTGCGCTCGGCATCACCTTCTTCGTCGGTCTCGGCATTGCGCTGTGGAGCACGCATAGCGGCACGCTGGCGATTTTCGATGCGATGAACGTCGCCTATGAGGAGAATGAAAAGCGCGGACTTATCCGGTTGAACCTCATCGGCCTCTGCTTCACCTTGAGCGCGATGCTTCTGATGGTGGTGATGGTCATGCTCGTCGGGGTGATGCCTGTGGTGCTCTCCTATCTCTGGCTCGATCAATTCAAGGAGCACATGGCCCTTCTGCTGCGGTGGCCGCTGCTTCTGCTGGTTGTCGCGGTGGCGGTCACCTCGGTTTACCGCTTCGGCCCCAGCCGGGAGCCCGCCAAACTCCGGTGGATGACCTGGGGCGCGGGTCTGACGACCGTCGCCTGGGCCGCCATGTCGCTTGCCTTCTCCTTCTATCTCGATCATTTCGCCAACTACAACGCGACCTACGGCACGCTCGGCGCGCTGATCGGCTTCCTTATCTGGATCTGGCTTTCCGTCGTCATTCTCGTCATCGGCGCGGAACTCAACGCCGAGCTGGAACATCAGACCGCGAGGGACACGACGACGGGCATGCCGCTGCCGATGGGCGCGCGCGGCGCCTATGTTGCGGACACCTTGGGCGAGACCGTGAGCTAA
- a CDS encoding cystathionine gamma-synthase family protein, whose amino-acid sequence MTAPHPSKTHIGNHALHPETQMLNYGYDPELSEGAVKPPVFLTSTFVFNSAEDGRDFFDYVSGRREPPAGKGAGLVYSRFNHPNSEIVEDRLAVYERTESGALFSSGMSAIATTLLAFVRPGDAVLHSQPLYGGTETLLAKTFLNLGVAAIGFADGVSEGSVQKAAEEAMARGRVSVILIETPANPTNSLVDVAMIRRVADAIGAKQGHVPIIVCDNTLLGPVFQRPIEHGADISLYSLTKYVGGHSDLIAGAVLGRKAVIKQVKALRGAIGTQLDPHSCWMLGRSLETLQLRMERANSNARAVADFLRDHPKVEKVHYLPYHNPDSPAGRTFAVQCTGAGSTFSFDIRGGQPASFKFLNALQVFKLAVSLGGTESLASHPATMTHSGVPAVVRQRIGVLESTIRLSIGIEHPDDLIADLEMALQAA is encoded by the coding sequence ATGACGGCCCCGCATCCTTCCAAAACCCATATCGGCAATCATGCACTGCATCCCGAAACGCAGATGCTGAATTACGGCTACGATCCCGAACTCTCGGAAGGGGCGGTCAAGCCGCCGGTATTCCTCACCTCGACCTTCGTCTTCAATTCGGCCGAGGATGGCCGCGATTTCTTCGATTACGTCTCGGGCCGCCGCGAGCCGCCGGCCGGCAAGGGCGCCGGCCTCGTCTATTCGCGCTTCAATCATCCCAATAGCGAGATCGTCGAGGACAGGCTCGCCGTCTATGAGCGGACGGAAAGCGGCGCGCTGTTTTCTTCAGGCATGTCGGCGATCGCCACCACGCTGCTTGCCTTCGTCAGGCCGGGCGATGCCGTCCTGCATTCTCAGCCGCTTTATGGCGGCACGGAAACATTGCTGGCCAAAACCTTCCTGAACCTCGGCGTCGCCGCTATCGGCTTTGCCGACGGTGTCAGCGAGGGCTCGGTGCAGAAGGCGGCTGAGGAGGCGATGGCCAGGGGCCGCGTTTCCGTCATCCTGATCGAAACGCCCGCCAACCCGACCAACAGCCTGGTCGATGTCGCGATGATCCGGCGCGTCGCCGACGCAATCGGCGCAAAGCAGGGGCATGTGCCGATCATCGTCTGCGACAACACCCTGCTCGGCCCGGTTTTCCAGCGGCCGATCGAACACGGCGCCGATATCTCGCTCTATTCGCTGACCAAATATGTCGGCGGCCATTCCGACCTGATCGCCGGCGCCGTTCTCGGCCGCAAGGCAGTCATCAAGCAGGTCAAGGCGTTGCGCGGCGCGATCGGCACCCAGCTCGATCCGCATTCCTGCTGGATGCTCGGCCGCTCGCTGGAAACGCTGCAGCTGCGCATGGAGCGGGCAAACAGCAATGCGCGCGCCGTCGCCGATTTTCTGCGCGATCACCCGAAGGTCGAGAAGGTTCACTACCTGCCTTACCACAATCCGGATTCACCGGCCGGCCGGACCTTCGCCGTGCAATGCACCGGCGCCGGTTCCACCTTTTCCTTCGACATTCGCGGCGGCCAGCCGGCCTCCTTCAAATTCCTGAACGCGCTGCAGGTGTTCAAACTCGCGGTCAGCCTCGGCGGCACGGAATCGCTGGCGAGCCACCCGGCGACCATGACGCATTCCGGCGTGCCGGCCGTTGTGCGCCAGCGCATCGGGGTGCTGGAATCGACCATCCGCCTGTCGATCGGCATCGAGCATCCGGACGATCTGATCGCCGACTTGGAGATGGCGCTGCAGGCGGCCTGA
- a CDS encoding cupin domain-containing protein, protein MLGKMISAAAFAVAIVAGTVAHAAGDKAKVTLVYDHELPNVPGKSIKAVLVEYKPGGTSPGHTHPKSAFIYATVLEGSIKSQVNDGPVKIYKAGESFPEFPGDHHSVSANGSKTAPAKLLAVFVVNSDETELTTDDK, encoded by the coding sequence ATGTTAGGAAAAATGATCTCGGCGGCGGCATTCGCCGTTGCCATTGTCGCCGGCACCGTAGCGCATGCCGCGGGCGACAAGGCGAAGGTAACCCTCGTCTACGACCACGAGCTTCCCAACGTTCCAGGCAAGAGCATCAAGGCCGTGCTCGTCGAATATAAGCCCGGCGGCACATCGCCGGGCCACACCCACCCGAAATCCGCCTTCATCTATGCCACCGTTCTGGAGGGCTCGATCAAAAGCCAGGTCAATGACGGCCCGGTGAAGATTTACAAGGCCGGCGAAAGCTTTCCCGAATTCCCCGGCGATCACCACAGTGTCAGCGCCAACGGCAGCAAGACCGCGCCGGCGAAACTGCTTGCGGTCTTCGTGGTGAACTCGGACGAGACGGAGCTGACGACCGACGACAAATGA
- a CDS encoding SDR family oxidoreductase, whose amino-acid sequence MKIVIIGGTGLIGSKTVERLRSKGHEVLAASPNSGVDTITGKGLAEALAGAEVVLDLANSPSFEDKAVLEFFQTSGRNLLKAAAAAGVKHHIALSIVGMERLQASGYMRAKMAQEELIKGSGIPYTIVHSTQFHEFMAGIAQSGTSGQMVHLSPAYVQPIASDDVADVMAEVALAAPVNGTIEIGGPEKIRLTDIVTRLLKATNDPRQVIADPHARYFGVELEDDSLVTGPKARLGRIRFDDWLSRQPPQKKSA is encoded by the coding sequence ATGAAGATCGTCATTATCGGCGGCACCGGCCTCATCGGCTCGAAGACCGTGGAAAGATTGCGCAGCAAGGGGCACGAGGTGCTGGCGGCGTCGCCGAATTCGGGCGTCGACACGATCACCGGCAAGGGGCTGGCCGAAGCCCTCGCAGGCGCCGAGGTGGTGCTCGACCTCGCCAACTCGCCCTCCTTCGAGGACAAGGCGGTCCTGGAATTCTTCCAGACCTCCGGCCGCAATCTGCTGAAGGCAGCGGCCGCGGCCGGCGTAAAACATCACATCGCACTGTCGATCGTCGGCATGGAGCGGCTGCAGGCCAGCGGCTATATGCGCGCCAAGATGGCCCAGGAGGAGCTGATCAAGGGCTCAGGCATTCCCTACACCATCGTGCATTCCACCCAGTTCCATGAATTCATGGCCGGCATCGCCCAGTCAGGCACATCAGGTCAGATGGTGCATCTGTCACCGGCCTATGTGCAGCCGATCGCTTCGGACGATGTCGCCGATGTCATGGCCGAGGTGGCGCTCGCAGCCCCCGTGAACGGCACGATCGAGATCGGCGGGCCGGAGAAAATCCGGCTCACCGACATCGTCACGCGCCTCCTCAAGGCGACGAACGATCCGCGCCAGGTGATCGCCGATCCGCACGCCCGTTACTTCGGCGTCGAGCTCGAGGATGACTCGCTGGTCACCGGGCCCAAGGCGCGGCTCGGCCGCATCCGCTTCGACGACTGGCTCAGCCGGCAGCCACCGCAGAAGAAGAGCGCTTGA
- a CDS encoding thiolase family protein, translating to MSYAYQPDEDWQPVVVAAYRTPIGRAFGSLATVAAEDLLAPIIRRIVAETGIAPEAIDDVLVGNAAGGGGNIGRLAALAAGLPLAVPGVAIDRQCGSGLEAIIMAARLIQAKAGSCFLAGGVESVSTAPWRVERPKANGALPRFYGRARFSPDAVGDPDMGIAAENVARQFGITRRRQDEFALRSHRLAVKAAEAGLFRQEIVEISTGHGLLERDECPRPTTSIEALANLKPVFLPDGSVTAGNACPVNDGACLVLVMSRGLAKSLGIEKGLAFIDSAAAGVDPNLLGIGPVASTRKLLQRQPGLLLSGVDAIEFNEAFAAQVLASLDQLDISTDAVNREGGAIALGHPFGASGAILVTRLYSQLVRAGVPGATGLAMIGIGGGIGLTALFKAAALS from the coding sequence TTGTCCTACGCTTATCAGCCTGACGAGGATTGGCAGCCGGTCGTGGTTGCCGCTTACCGCACCCCGATCGGCCGGGCCTTCGGATCGCTTGCGACTGTTGCGGCCGAAGACCTGCTTGCGCCGATCATCCGGCGGATCGTTGCCGAAACAGGCATTGCGCCCGAAGCCATCGACGACGTGCTGGTCGGCAATGCCGCTGGCGGCGGCGGCAATATCGGCCGGTTGGCGGCGCTTGCCGCCGGCCTGCCCCTGGCGGTTCCCGGCGTCGCCATCGACCGGCAATGCGGTTCCGGCCTGGAAGCGATCATCATGGCCGCCCGCCTGATCCAGGCGAAGGCGGGGTCCTGTTTTCTCGCCGGCGGCGTCGAGAGCGTCAGCACCGCGCCCTGGCGCGTCGAACGGCCGAAAGCCAACGGGGCGCTGCCGCGCTTTTACGGTCGCGCCCGCTTTTCCCCTGATGCAGTCGGCGATCCCGATATGGGCATTGCCGCCGAAAACGTCGCCCGGCAATTTGGCATCACGCGCCGGAGACAGGATGAATTCGCGCTCCGCAGCCACCGCCTCGCCGTCAAGGCGGCTGAGGCCGGTCTCTTCCGGCAAGAGATCGTCGAAATCTCCACTGGGCACGGATTGCTGGAGCGGGACGAATGCCCGCGCCCCACGACATCGATCGAAGCACTGGCAAACCTCAAGCCCGTCTTCCTCCCCGACGGTTCGGTGACGGCAGGCAATGCCTGCCCTGTGAACGACGGCGCCTGCCTGGTGCTCGTCATGAGCCGGGGCCTAGCCAAAAGCCTCGGCATCGAAAAAGGCCTCGCCTTCATCGACAGCGCTGCCGCCGGCGTCGATCCCAACCTGCTCGGCATCGGCCCGGTCGCCTCGACCAGGAAGCTGCTGCAGCGCCAGCCCGGGCTTTTGCTCTCCGGCGTCGATGCCATCGAATTCAACGAGGCCTTCGCCGCCCAGGTTCTGGCCTCGCTGGATCAGCTCGATATCTCCACCGACGCGGTCAACAGGGAGGGCGGCGCCATTGCCCTGGGCCATCCCTTCGGCGCATCCGGCGCAATCTTGGTTACAAGACTGTACAGTCAGCTGGTCCGCGCCGGTGTTCCCGGCGCCACCGGCCTCGCCATGATCGGCATCGGCGGCGGCATTGGACTGACGGCGCTCTTCAAGGCTGCCGCGCTTTCCTGA
- a CDS encoding class I adenylate-forming enzyme family protein, with product MPIHAQLIRHAAERPDTPAVVIDGRFLSYGELYVRAKAICRFLQELPRLSCRTLDLPGVEKLVALSLGNHIGFAEYFIAATALPNACAVIDPMMPPERIERIVERLAPDVLIVDDYAGPSAEIARRLGISVVAAEAEPFDLAETGDDLPDDADGIFLIGFTSGTTAEPKAYFRSREQWRRSLDRGHVVFELEDAPSTLCPGALAHGLALYALVEALDAGGTFHSVRKWDPAAVARILASEKIERLVAVPTHIAGIARAWADEPALTSLHDVLTAGAKLDANGVEAMRRLFPKARIREYYGASEIGFMTISTLVGGAVDFPIDRVGQAYPGVEISIRDPDGNDVGTDVPGTIFVSSDLIADGYLWGDDGQAFRVTEAGATVGDLGELDENGMLRVIGRAGGMMISGGNNVYPAEVESALKTCPGVEEAVVFGLPDAYYGQQIVAVVSGEAKDAKMLAEHCARQLARFKIPRQFHHIASWPMTSSGKISRGQVEAAVISGDGLVLRLSA from the coding sequence ATGCCGATCCATGCGCAGCTTATTCGACATGCAGCGGAAAGGCCTGACACGCCGGCCGTGGTGATCGACGGCCGCTTCCTGAGCTACGGCGAGCTTTATGTGCGTGCCAAGGCGATCTGCCGCTTTCTCCAGGAATTGCCGCGCTTAAGCTGCCGCACGCTCGATCTGCCCGGCGTGGAAAAACTTGTAGCCCTCAGCCTCGGCAACCATATCGGCTTCGCCGAATATTTTATCGCCGCCACTGCCCTGCCGAACGCCTGCGCGGTGATCGACCCGATGATGCCGCCTGAGAGAATCGAGCGCATCGTCGAGCGGCTGGCGCCCGACGTGCTCATTGTCGACGATTATGCCGGGCCGAGCGCCGAAATTGCTCGCAGGCTCGGCATATCGGTCGTCGCCGCCGAAGCCGAGCCCTTCGATCTCGCTGAGACCGGAGATGATCTGCCTGACGATGCCGATGGCATCTTCCTGATCGGCTTTACCTCGGGCACCACCGCCGAGCCGAAAGCCTATTTTCGCTCGCGCGAGCAGTGGCGCCGCAGCCTCGATCGCGGACATGTCGTCTTCGAACTCGAGGATGCGCCGTCCACCCTATGCCCCGGCGCCCTGGCGCATGGGCTGGCGCTTTACGCCTTGGTCGAAGCCTTGGATGCCGGCGGCACCTTCCATTCGGTCCGGAAATGGGATCCCGCCGCCGTCGCGCGTATCCTCGCCTCCGAGAAGATCGAACGGCTGGTCGCCGTGCCGACCCATATAGCCGGCATTGCCAGGGCGTGGGCAGACGAACCGGCTCTGACCTCCCTGCACGACGTTCTGACCGCGGGCGCCAAGCTCGACGCGAACGGGGTCGAAGCCATGCGCCGCCTTTTCCCGAAAGCGCGCATTCGCGAATATTACGGCGCGTCCGAAATCGGTTTCATGACCATCTCCACCCTTGTCGGCGGCGCGGTCGATTTTCCGATCGACCGGGTGGGGCAGGCCTATCCCGGCGTCGAGATTTCCATTCGCGACCCTGATGGAAACGATGTCGGGACCGATGTGCCGGGCACCATCTTCGTCAGCAGCGATCTCATCGCCGACGGCTATCTCTGGGGCGATGACGGCCAGGCATTCCGGGTCACCGAGGCGGGAGCGACGGTCGGCGATCTCGGCGAGCTCGACGAAAACGGCATGCTGCGGGTGATCGGCCGGGCAGGCGGCATGATGATATCGGGCGGCAACAACGTCTATCCCGCCGAAGTCGAAAGCGCGCTGAAAACCTGCCCCGGCGTCGAAGAGGCCGTCGTCTTCGGCCTGCCGGATGCGTATTATGGCCAGCAGATCGTGGCAGTCGTCTCGGGAGAGGCGAAAGACGCGAAAATGCTGGCCGAGCATTGCGCGCGACAGCTCGCCAGGTTCAAGATCCCCAGGCAATTCCACCATATCGCTTCTTGGCCGATGACGAGCAGCGGCAAGATTTCCAGAGGCCAGGTGGAAGCAGCGGTGATTTCGGGAGATGGTCTTGTCCTACGCTTATCAGCCTGA
- a CDS encoding thioesterase family protein — MSVDDRPLASFRVSMRDIDIYGHVHNSVYLDYCEDAVVEFLRHREILSHFRHTSSGVAYHVKKAEITFHSPIDVDDVVEAKVSVEKIGRTSLAFAIELFRQRDGAHCASAGLVWVCVGLSDSRPTPIPETTRAALG; from the coding sequence ATGAGCGTTGACGACAGGCCTTTAGCATCCTTCCGGGTCTCTATGCGAGACATCGACATCTATGGCCATGTCCACAATTCGGTTTACCTCGATTATTGCGAGGATGCGGTCGTCGAGTTCCTGCGGCACCGGGAAATCTTGAGCCACTTCCGTCACACCTCCTCAGGTGTCGCCTATCACGTGAAGAAGGCCGAGATCACCTTTCACAGCCCCATCGACGTCGACGATGTCGTCGAAGCCAAGGTGAGCGTCGAGAAAATCGGGCGCACAAGTCTCGCCTTCGCGATCGAACTCTTTCGCCAGCGCGACGGCGCCCACTGCGCCTCAGCCGGCCTTGTCTGGGTCTGCGTCGGCCTTTCGGACAGCCGTCCCACGCCGATCCCCGAGACCACCAGAGCGGCGTTAGGCTGA
- a CDS encoding zinc-dependent alcohol dehydrogenase family protein, which produces MQYQAIVRKFGPAPEVVGIERAELPALRRDQVRVRLLARSINPSDIITISGAYAGRTTLPFIPGFEAFGVLEACGEEVYGLAPGTRVLPVRSAGGWQEFKDTDPSWCLRVPEALSDFEAATSYVNPMTAWLMLHKKIGLRPGMRIAVNAAASSIGSILIGLANAVGVEPIAIVRSEESVARLRGRLESVIVDGADDDLAAGLAGRHGLDAVLDCVGGARASILAAALKPGGHFVHYGLLSGQSIPNSFWASHPDISFSFFHLREWVHSEAMGDVQRAYSEVAAQIAQKVIATEVREVFPLDKIGEALQSALPFRAGGKVLLA; this is translated from the coding sequence ATGCAATATCAGGCGATCGTGCGAAAATTCGGGCCGGCCCCGGAGGTCGTCGGGATCGAGCGGGCCGAGCTGCCGGCGCTGCGGCGCGACCAGGTGCGGGTGCGCCTGCTCGCGCGCTCGATCAATCCCTCCGATATCATCACCATATCAGGCGCCTATGCCGGCCGCACGACCCTGCCCTTCATCCCCGGCTTCGAAGCCTTCGGCGTGCTCGAAGCCTGCGGTGAAGAGGTTTACGGGCTTGCGCCCGGCACCCGCGTGCTGCCGGTGCGCAGCGCCGGCGGATGGCAGGAATTCAAGGATACCGATCCCAGCTGGTGTCTTCGTGTTCCGGAAGCGCTGTCCGATTTCGAGGCGGCGACGAGCTACGTCAACCCGATGACGGCCTGGCTGATGCTGCACAAGAAAATCGGGCTGAGACCCGGCATGCGCATCGCCGTCAATGCGGCCGCCTCTTCGATCGGATCGATCCTGATCGGTCTGGCAAATGCCGTCGGCGTCGAGCCGATCGCGATCGTCCGCAGCGAGGAGTCGGTGGCGCGCCTGCGCGGCCGGCTCGAGTCTGTCATCGTCGACGGGGCGGACGACGATCTGGCCGCGGGCCTTGCCGGCCGGCATGGGCTGGACGCGGTGCTCGACTGCGTCGGCGGCGCGCGTGCCTCAATCCTCGCTGCTGCGCTCAAACCAGGCGGCCATTTCGTGCATTACGGTCTGCTTTCGGGCCAAAGCATTCCGAATTCCTTCTGGGCCTCTCATCCCGATATCAGCTTTTCCTTTTTCCATCTCAGAGAATGGGTTCATTCCGAAGCCATGGGGGATGTCCAGCGCGCCTATTCCGAAGTGGCGGCGCAGATCGCCCAGAAGGTCATCGCGACCGAGGTGCGGGAGGTCTTTCCCCTGGATAAGATCGGTGAGGCGCTGCAATCCGCCCTTCCCTTCCGGGCGGGCGGCAAGGTGCTGCTGGCCTGA
- a CDS encoding helix-turn-helix domain-containing protein, translating to MPEETDRPGAGCPIRGVLDRIGDQWSLLTLEALETDKKRFNELLREIGDISKQMLSKTLRHLEQDGYVRRTVYPEVPPRVEYELTELGRSFLIPMKALVGWAERNHPEIIRARLRHETV from the coding sequence GTGCCTGAAGAAACCGATCGGCCGGGAGCCGGATGCCCGATCAGAGGCGTGCTCGATCGCATCGGCGATCAATGGAGCCTGCTGACGCTCGAGGCGCTGGAAACCGACAAGAAGCGCTTCAACGAGCTGCTGCGCGAGATCGGCGACATTTCGAAACAGATGCTTTCCAAGACGCTGCGGCATCTGGAGCAGGACGGCTATGTCAGGCGCACCGTCTATCCCGAAGTCCCGCCGCGCGTCGAATATGAGCTGACGGAGCTGGGGCGCTCCTTCCTCATCCCGATGAAAGCCCTGGTCGGATGGGCCGAGCGGAACCACCCGGAGATTATCCGCGCACGGCTGCGGCACGAAACTGTGTAG
- a CDS encoding nuclear transport factor 2 family protein: protein MTFGKSLFALAIVAGMAMPSGAFAAARDVKVEEANRKLVVEFYDRFFNKHDIAAASVVADEYRQHNPEVPDGKKPFVSFFTGFFKDNAQSKAEIVRSSADGDLVWLHVHATNGTGDRGQAIVDIFRVKNGKIVEHWDVIQAVPKDAANKNTMF, encoded by the coding sequence ATGACATTCGGGAAATCGCTTTTCGCACTCGCCATTGTGGCGGGAATGGCCATGCCTTCCGGCGCTTTTGCCGCCGCGCGGGATGTGAAGGTCGAGGAAGCCAATCGCAAGCTGGTGGTGGAGTTTTACGACCGATTCTTCAACAAACACGATATCGCCGCCGCCTCGGTCGTCGCGGACGAGTACCGGCAGCACAATCCTGAGGTACCCGATGGCAAGAAGCCTTTCGTCTCCTTCTTCACCGGCTTCTTCAAGGACAATGCGCAGTCGAAGGCCGAGATCGTCCGCAGTTCGGCCGACGGCGATCTCGTCTGGCTGCATGTGCATGCGACGAACGGCACCGGCGATCGCGGCCAGGCGATCGTCGATATTTTCCGCGTCAAGAACGGCAAGATCGTCGAACACTGGGATGTGATCCAGGCGGTTCCGAAAGACGCCGCCAACAAGAACACCATGTTCTGA
- a CDS encoding response regulator, producing the protein MTDSTDIVRASTILIVDDEPANVSLLERILKREGFKALISTTEPREALRLFREHPVDLVLLDLMMPDLDGFALLETFARLIPENSYLPILVLTADATLPTRRRALSLGAKDFLTKPFDAIEAVLRIFNLLETRILTLELAKHGLATPKAERPWADSAENGAS; encoded by the coding sequence ATGACAGATTCCACCGATATCGTGCGAGCCTCGACGATCCTGATCGTCGATGACGAGCCGGCCAATGTTTCGCTGCTGGAGCGCATTCTCAAGCGTGAAGGCTTTAAGGCGCTGATCAGCACCACTGAGCCGCGCGAGGCGCTTCGGCTCTTCCGCGAGCATCCAGTCGATCTCGTTCTTCTCGACCTGATGATGCCCGATCTCGACGGCTTCGCGCTTCTCGAAACCTTCGCAAGGCTCATTCCCGAAAACAGCTACCTGCCGATCCTGGTTCTGACCGCCGATGCGACCCTGCCGACGCGCAGGCGCGCACTTTCGCTCGGCGCCAAGGATTTCCTGACGAAGCCCTTCGACGCGATCGAGGCTGTCCTGCGCATCTTCAACCTGCTCGAAACCCGCATCCTGACGCTGGAACTTGCCAAACACGGGCTGGCGACGCCGAAAGCGGAACGCCCGTGGGCCGATTCCGCCGAGAATGGGGCCAGCTAA